The nucleotide sequence ATACCCGTGAGCACTGCCCCCACCCGCATCACCCACCTCGTCGCCGGCCGCCCGTGGGAGGGCGCGGCCGAGCGCACCAGCCCGGTCTTCAACCCCGCCACCGGCGCGCAGACGGGGGTCCTCGACCTCGCGTCGAGCGACCTCGTCGGCGAGGTCGTCGCCACCGCCAAGCAGGCCTGGGTGGAGGAGTGGGGCAACGTCTCGCTCACCAAGCGCACCCAGGTCCTCTTCAAGTTCCGCCAGCTCCTCGACGAGCGCAAGGAGGAGATCGCGGCGCTCATCACCGCCGAGCACGGCAAGGTCCTCTCCGACGCCGTCGGTGAGGTGACCCGCGGCCTCGAGGTCGCCGAGTTCGCCTGCGGCATCCCGCACCTCATGAAGGGCGGCTTCACCGAGAACGCCTCGACCAAGGTCGACGTCTACTCGATCCGCCAGAGCCTGGGCGTCGTCGCGGTCATCAGCCCGTTCAACTTCCCGGCGATGGTGCCGCTGTGGTTCGTGCCCGTCGCGATCGCCTGCGGCAACGCCGTCGTCATCAAGCCCTCCGAGAAGGACCCGTCGGCCGTCAACGCCGTCGCCGCCCTCTGGAAGGAGGCCGGCCTGCCCGACGGTGTCCTCAACGTCGTCCACGGCGACAAGGAGGCCGTCGACGCGCTGCTGACGCACCCCGACGTCAAGGCCGTCTCCTTCGTCGGCTCGACGCCCATCGCGAAGTACGTCTACGAGACCGGGACCGCCCACGGCAAGCGCGTCCAGGCCCTCGGCGGCGCGAAGAACCACATGCTCGTGCTGCCCGACGCCGACCTCGACCTCGCCGCCGACGCCGCCGTCAACGCGGGCTTCGGCTCGGCCGGCGAGCGCTGCATG is from Arthrobacter sp. NEB 688 and encodes:
- a CDS encoding CoA-acylating methylmalonate-semialdehyde dehydrogenase; translated protein: MSTAPTRITHLVAGRPWEGAAERTSPVFNPATGAQTGVLDLASSDLVGEVVATAKQAWVEEWGNVSLTKRTQVLFKFRQLLDERKEEIAALITAEHGKVLSDAVGEVTRGLEVAEFACGIPHLMKGGFTENASTKVDVYSIRQSLGVVAVISPFNFPAMVPLWFVPVAIACGNAVVIKPSEKDPSAVNAVAALWKEAGLPDGVLNVVHGDKEAVDALLTHPDVKAVSFVGSTPIAKYVYETGTAHGKRVQALGGAKNHMLVLPDADLDLAADAAVNAGFGSAGERCMAISALLAVDTIADDLVQKIQDRVGKLVTGDGTRGCDMGPLVTAQHRDKVTSYLDAGTEAGATLVIDGREGDVDADGEGYFLKPTLFDNVTPEMSVYTDEIFGPVLSVVRVKTYDEGLELINSNPYGNGTAIFTNDGGAARRFQNEVEVGMVGVNVPIPVPMAYYSFGGWKNSLFGDTHAHGMEGVHFFTRGKVVTSRWLDPSHGGIELGFPQNA